Proteins encoded by one window of Xiphias gladius isolate SHS-SW01 ecotype Sanya breed wild chromosome 15, ASM1685928v1, whole genome shotgun sequence:
- the fam184b gene encoding protein FAM184B isoform X2, producing MASGAGKAAQPPGPGSAVNGTAAEFPNIEQELYDYQMHSKMCKKIAQLTKVIYSLNMKNDEQEAALQALSQAHHEELHRILMETCHEGEGSALRTRLLELQESLDEQQRVGAQVQADFECFRIQAEERERETEVELRQQFEERLQAAEEELQEAKAQISAAQEESLRLSKELEKAGEQIQELDAICEELQKAADEEKKRKEEERQREDEEKKKEEEERQIEEREDLERVKALLEEVKALREERDRAEEEKRRVVKDEREQWEHKMKHLNEEKEDMRKKMEAEWREERRRWEEREEEEKKGMHSALRERVKRAEAEVESHLERLAEGKRNTVKLQERIQDLEEELELDRRRVSEAEGVAKRAEEELTVAKERLLLQEDELQSRAEELLNRGGCEVCVCSEVDELRSQVSRLQSRNRELELQSSGRNSDHARQIRQHAEALSSLRSEMVRAQTEELRRIQKHADDERDKLQKEVDKERESLQREREKEKDQLEKDRNRLRREREEEKEGLHKEVEEVKERLHREKEEEVERLRKELEVERVRVRSQLDKSIEQVEAERANVQQKLEEEKRRLVEKAEEDRKRLKEQVRKAIEEVMRRHAAELNSVQEALSSEKRTNQEVCARLEEERRTSEELRSGLEKEREELRTKLKDANREICRLESVIQQQERKENVAPEAAPSCGPHCSHLEEELRQTRSRLARVQEEAERQRDRQQREIVSLRADKHRLEEKVLEQSRLNTERSLLEQSQRHTEDRIRAECEDRLRAEFRIEMNAAVAESEQRWQSREQELQTQISELQSQLTEVEKKKAGQGDDCHGNPEIDRLRKEVQDTKEINKKLRELLEEPQTQALAEERQSQAMALQTLERQAKEDLLSERNRLQTMHHLELDKQRAELTQQHTEWSRQMTQRHMQQIEDLQAQLQAHTQMMALQQDLKQQNQYQVFERQLDESRCAMLELQRENVALKKQLKERSTQKNPEAEEKEEESAELRKKRDGQLEEEAQRLKEEVEKLRVEMEKLEESQKHWEEKKEEDVKEEEVDEEKKKEREEDKRREEVEEIRREHKREMQSLVSEYSSAQTHLQARIVALENELREREERCRRREPRCDDLHLGRLQERLTERDQLIKRLVEERHQLQLHPPVAGDGSTLRLRDSKSRPGSVTPTMRRKRVESPPRATSIPSAGTYDRSIFLPHSSSSSSSSSSIHQHSSSTLPHQSTSSPQTSSHYSTSSLPHKHTSLSLSQHSSPSLARSTRSRTSCIPPTPAPTAPLPVCPSPQTGIRYVSPSCQEPHEHLQAQSVRGPYLEPKGTEGLKQEWFTKYFSF from the exons ATGGCTTCGGGCGCCGGTAAGGCTGCACAGCCCCCCGGGCCGGGCTCCGCCGTTAACGGGACTGCGGCAGAGTTCCCGAACATCGAGCAGGAGCTGTACGACTACCAGATGCACAGCAAGATGTGCAAGAAGATCGCCCAGCTCACCAAG GTGATTTATTCTCTGAACATGAAGAACGATGAGCAGGAGGCGGCCCTGCAGGCCTTGAGCCAAGCCCACCACGAGGAGCTGCACCGCATCCTGATGGAGACGTGTCATGAAGGGGAGGGGTCAGCGCTGAGGACACGCCTCCTCGAACTGCAGGAGTCTCTGGATGAGCAGCAGAGAGTTGGAGCTCAG GTGCAGGCAGACTTTGAGTGCTTCCGCATCcaggcagaggagagggagcgTGAAACCGAGGTGGAGCTGAGACAACAGTTTGAGGAGAGGCTCCAGGCTGCAGAGGAAGAGCTCCAGGAGGCCAAGGCCCAGATCAGCGCTGCCCAGGAGGAGAGCCTGAGGTTGAGCAAAGAACTGGAGAAGGCAGGGGAGCAGATCCAGGAGCTGGATGCCATATGTGAAGAGCTGCAGAAAGCTGCTGacgaggagaagaaaaggaaagaggaggagagacaaagagaagacgaggagaaaaagaaagaggaggaggagagacaaatAGAAGAGCGTGAGGACTTGGAGAGAGTAAAAGCACTGTTAGAGGAGGTAAAGGcactgagggaggagagggatcgagcggaggaggagaagaggcgAGTGGTGAAAGACGAACGGGAGCAATGGGAGCACAAGATGAAACATCTaaatgaggagaaagaggacaTGAGGAAGAAGATGGAGGCAGAATGGAGGGAGGAGCGGcggaggtgggaggagagggaagaggaggagaagaaaggaatgCACAGTGCTCTaagagaaagagtgaagagGGCTGAAGCAGAGGTGGAAAGTCACCTGGAGAGGCTGGCTGAGGGCAAGAGAAACACGGTGAAACTGCAAGAGCGaatacag gacctggaggaggagctggagctggatcGGAGGCGTGTGTCGGAGGCCGAGGGCGTGGCTAAACGAGCGGAGGAGGAGCTAACGGTCGCCAaggagaggctgctgctgcaggaagacgagctgcagagcagagcag aggagCTGCTGAACCGCGGAGGCtgcgaggtgtgtgtgtgcagtgaggTGGACGAACTGAGGAGCCAGGTGAGCCGTCTGCAGAGCAGGAACAGAGAGCTGGAGCTACAGAGCAGTGGCAGAAATAGTGACCACGCACGGCAGATACGCCAG caTGCCGAGGCCCTGTCCAGTTTGCGTTCAGAAATGGTGAGAGCCCAGACAGAGGAGCTGCGTCGCATCCAAAAGCACGCAGACGATGAGAGGGATAAACTGCAGAAGGAGgtagataaagaaagagaaagcctccagagggagagggagaaagaaaaggatcAGCTGGAGAAGGACAGAAACAGACTgcgcagggagagagaggaagagaaggaagggcTGCACAAAGAAGTGGAAGAGGTCAAAGAGCGTCTGCatagagaaaaggaggaagaggtggagcgGCTGCGCAAAGAACTGGAAGTTGAGAGAGTTCGTGTTCGCTCCCAGTTGGACAAGAGCATAGAGCAGGTCGAGGCAGAGAGGGCCAATGTGCAGCAGAagctggaagaggagaagaggaggttGGTGGAGAAGGCCGAGGAGGACAGGAAGCGGCTTAAGGAGCAGGTGCGGAAGGCGATAGAGGAGGTGATGAGGAGACATGCAGCCGAACTAAACAGCGTCCAAGAAGCTCTGAGCTCAGAGAAGAGGACCAACCAAGAG GTATGTGCACgtttggaggaggagaggaggaccaGTGAGGAGCTACGCAGCGGgctggagaaggaaagagaggagctgaggacaaaactgaaagatgctaaccgtgag ATCTGTCGGCTGGAGTCAGTGATCCAACaacaagagaggaaagaaaatgtggcGCCGGAAGCGGCACCCTCGTGTGGACCGCACTGCTCCCATCTGGAGGAAGAGCTTCGTCAGACTCGGAGTCGACTGGCTCGGGttcaggaggaggcagagaggcagcgggacagacagcagagagagatagTGTCCCTGAGAGCTGACAAACACCGGCTGGAGGAGAAAGTCCTGGAGCAGAGCCGACTGAACACGGAGAGGAGTCTTCTAGAGCAGAGCCAGCGGCACACAGAGGACCGGATCAG GGCAGAGTGTGAGGATCGTCTCAGAGCAGAGTTCAGGATAGAGATGAACGCTGCTGTTGCTGAGAGCGAACAGAGATGGCAGAGCCGAGAGCAGGAGCTGCAGACCCAGATATCTGAGCTGCAGAGTCAACTGACCGAG gtggagaaaaagaaggcGGGCCAGGGAGACGATTGCCACGGCAACCCCGAAATTGACAGGCTGAGGAAGGAGGTCCAAGACACCAAGGAGataaacaaaaagctgagggaGCTGCTGGAG GAGCCCCAAACCCAGGCTTTagctgaggagagacagagtcAGGCCATGGCTCTGCAGACGTTAGAGAGACAGGCGAAAGAAGATCTGCTGTCGGAGAGGAACAGACTACAGACGATGCACCACCTGGAGCTTG ACAAGCAGCGTGCAGAGTTGACCCAGCAGCACACAGAGTGGAGCAGACAGATGACCCAGAGACACATGCAGCAGATAGAAGACCTACAGGCTCAgctacaggcacacacacagatgatggCTCTGCAACAG gaTTTGAAGCAGCAGAACCAGTACCAAGTGTTTGAGCGACAGCTGGACGAGAGTCGCTGTGCCAtgctggagctgcagagggagAATGTGGCTCTTAAGAAGCAATTAAAGGAAAG ATCTACACAGAAGAACCCCGAAgctgaagagaaagaagaggaaagcgCAGAGCTGCGGAAGAAGAGAGACGGGCAGCTGGAAGAAGAAGCACAACGTCTGaaggaggaagtggagaaaCTGAGggtggagatggagaaactGGAGGAGTCACAGAAACActgggaggagaagaaagaggaggacgtgaaggaggaggaggtggacgaggagaagaagaaggagagggaggaggataagaggagagaggaggtggaggagatcAGGAGGGAGCACAAGAGGGAGATGCAGAGTCTGGTCTCTGAGTACAGCAGCGCCCAGACGCACCTGCAGGCTCGAATAGTGGCATTGGAGAACGA GCTGCGCGAGCGGGAGGAGCGGTGCAGGAGGAGGGAGCCTCGATGTGATGACCTGCATCTGGGGAGACTCCAGGAGAGACTGACTGAGAGAGACCAGCTCATTAAACGATTAGTG GAAGAGAGGCATCAGCTGCAGCTCCACCCTCCTGTTGCCGGGGACGGCAGCACCCTCAGGCTCCGTGACAGCAAGTCCCGCCCCGGGAGCGTCACGCCAACCATGAGG AGGAAGCGTGTGGAGTCCCCTCCTCGTGCCACCAGCATCCCCAGCGCCGGTACTTACGACAGGAGCATCTTCCTCCCCCACTCCTCCTcatcgtcttcctcctcctcctccatccatcaGCACTCCTCCTCAACCCTCCCCCACCAGTCCACCTCCAGCCCTCAGACCTCCTCCcactactccacctcctctcttccacacaagcacacctccctctccctcagccaacattcctccccctccctcgcTCGCTCCACCAGATCCCGGACCTCCTGCATCCCTCCAACCCCAGCACCCACCGCCCCGCTCCCCGTGTGCCCGTCACCGCAGACGGGTATCCGATATGTGTCCCCCTCCTGCCAGGAGCCCCATGAACACCTGCAGGCCCAATCAGTCAG GGGCCCGTATCTGGAGCCGAAGGGGACAGAGGGGCTGAAGCAGGAGTGGTTCACCAAATACTTCTCCTtctga
- the fam184b gene encoding protein FAM184B isoform X1, whose product MASGAGKAAQPPGPGSAVNGTAAEFPNIEQELYDYQMHSKMCKKIAQLTKVIYSLNMKNDEQEAALQALSQAHHEELHRILMETCHEGEGSALRTRLLELQESLDEQQRVGAQVQADFECFRIQAEERERETEVELRQQFEERLQAAEEELQEAKAQISAAQEESLRLSKELEKAGEQIQELDAICEELQKAADEEKKRKEEERQREDEEKKKEEEERQIEEREDLERVKALLEEVKALREERDRAEEEKRRVVKDEREQWEHKMKHLNEEKEDMRKKMEAEWREERRRWEEREEEEKKGMHSALRERVKRAEAEVESHLERLAEGKRNTVKLQERIQDLEEELELDRRRVSEAEGVAKRAEEELTVAKERLLLQEDELQSRAEELLNRGGCEVCVCSEVDELRSQVSRLQSRNRELELQSSGRNSDHARQIRQHAEALSSLRSEMVRAQTEELRRIQKHADDERDKLQKEVDKERESLQREREKEKDQLEKDRNRLRREREEEKEGLHKEVEEVKERLHREKEEEVERLRKELEVERVRVRSQLDKSIEQVEAERANVQQKLEEEKRRLVEKAEEDRKRLKEQVRKAIEEVMRRHAAELNSVQEALSSEKRTNQEVCARLEEERRTSEELRSGLEKEREELRTKLKDANREICRLESVIQQQERKENVAPEAAPSCGPHCSHLEEELRQTRSRLARVQEEAERQRDRQQREIVSLRADKHRLEEKVLEQSRLNTERSLLEQSQRHTEDRIRAECEDRLRAEFRIEMNAAVAESEQRWQSREQELQTQISELQSQLTEVEKKKAGQGDDCHGNPEIDRLRKEVQDTKEINKKLRELLEEPQTQALAEERQSQAMALQTLERQAKEDLLSERNRLQTMHHLELDKQRAELTQQHTEWSRQMTQRHMQQIEDLQAQLQAHTQMMALQQDLKQQNQYQVFERQLDESRCAMLELQRENVALKKQLKERSTQKNPEAEEKEEESAELRKKRDGQLEEEAQRLKEEVEKLRVEMEKLEESQKHWEEKKEEDVKEEEVDEEKKKEREEDKRREEVEEIRREHKREMQSLVSEYSSAQTHLQARIVALENEFNCRLREREERCRRREPRCDDLHLGRLQERLTERDQLIKRLVEERHQLQLHPPVAGDGSTLRLRDSKSRPGSVTPTMRRKRVESPPRATSIPSAGTYDRSIFLPHSSSSSSSSSSIHQHSSSTLPHQSTSSPQTSSHYSTSSLPHKHTSLSLSQHSSPSLARSTRSRTSCIPPTPAPTAPLPVCPSPQTGIRYVSPSCQEPHEHLQAQSVRGPYLEPKGTEGLKQEWFTKYFSF is encoded by the exons ATGGCTTCGGGCGCCGGTAAGGCTGCACAGCCCCCCGGGCCGGGCTCCGCCGTTAACGGGACTGCGGCAGAGTTCCCGAACATCGAGCAGGAGCTGTACGACTACCAGATGCACAGCAAGATGTGCAAGAAGATCGCCCAGCTCACCAAG GTGATTTATTCTCTGAACATGAAGAACGATGAGCAGGAGGCGGCCCTGCAGGCCTTGAGCCAAGCCCACCACGAGGAGCTGCACCGCATCCTGATGGAGACGTGTCATGAAGGGGAGGGGTCAGCGCTGAGGACACGCCTCCTCGAACTGCAGGAGTCTCTGGATGAGCAGCAGAGAGTTGGAGCTCAG GTGCAGGCAGACTTTGAGTGCTTCCGCATCcaggcagaggagagggagcgTGAAACCGAGGTGGAGCTGAGACAACAGTTTGAGGAGAGGCTCCAGGCTGCAGAGGAAGAGCTCCAGGAGGCCAAGGCCCAGATCAGCGCTGCCCAGGAGGAGAGCCTGAGGTTGAGCAAAGAACTGGAGAAGGCAGGGGAGCAGATCCAGGAGCTGGATGCCATATGTGAAGAGCTGCAGAAAGCTGCTGacgaggagaagaaaaggaaagaggaggagagacaaagagaagacgaggagaaaaagaaagaggaggaggagagacaaatAGAAGAGCGTGAGGACTTGGAGAGAGTAAAAGCACTGTTAGAGGAGGTAAAGGcactgagggaggagagggatcgagcggaggaggagaagaggcgAGTGGTGAAAGACGAACGGGAGCAATGGGAGCACAAGATGAAACATCTaaatgaggagaaagaggacaTGAGGAAGAAGATGGAGGCAGAATGGAGGGAGGAGCGGcggaggtgggaggagagggaagaggaggagaagaaaggaatgCACAGTGCTCTaagagaaagagtgaagagGGCTGAAGCAGAGGTGGAAAGTCACCTGGAGAGGCTGGCTGAGGGCAAGAGAAACACGGTGAAACTGCAAGAGCGaatacag gacctggaggaggagctggagctggatcGGAGGCGTGTGTCGGAGGCCGAGGGCGTGGCTAAACGAGCGGAGGAGGAGCTAACGGTCGCCAaggagaggctgctgctgcaggaagacgagctgcagagcagagcag aggagCTGCTGAACCGCGGAGGCtgcgaggtgtgtgtgtgcagtgaggTGGACGAACTGAGGAGCCAGGTGAGCCGTCTGCAGAGCAGGAACAGAGAGCTGGAGCTACAGAGCAGTGGCAGAAATAGTGACCACGCACGGCAGATACGCCAG caTGCCGAGGCCCTGTCCAGTTTGCGTTCAGAAATGGTGAGAGCCCAGACAGAGGAGCTGCGTCGCATCCAAAAGCACGCAGACGATGAGAGGGATAAACTGCAGAAGGAGgtagataaagaaagagaaagcctccagagggagagggagaaagaaaaggatcAGCTGGAGAAGGACAGAAACAGACTgcgcagggagagagaggaagagaaggaagggcTGCACAAAGAAGTGGAAGAGGTCAAAGAGCGTCTGCatagagaaaaggaggaagaggtggagcgGCTGCGCAAAGAACTGGAAGTTGAGAGAGTTCGTGTTCGCTCCCAGTTGGACAAGAGCATAGAGCAGGTCGAGGCAGAGAGGGCCAATGTGCAGCAGAagctggaagaggagaagaggaggttGGTGGAGAAGGCCGAGGAGGACAGGAAGCGGCTTAAGGAGCAGGTGCGGAAGGCGATAGAGGAGGTGATGAGGAGACATGCAGCCGAACTAAACAGCGTCCAAGAAGCTCTGAGCTCAGAGAAGAGGACCAACCAAGAG GTATGTGCACgtttggaggaggagaggaggaccaGTGAGGAGCTACGCAGCGGgctggagaaggaaagagaggagctgaggacaaaactgaaagatgctaaccgtgag ATCTGTCGGCTGGAGTCAGTGATCCAACaacaagagaggaaagaaaatgtggcGCCGGAAGCGGCACCCTCGTGTGGACCGCACTGCTCCCATCTGGAGGAAGAGCTTCGTCAGACTCGGAGTCGACTGGCTCGGGttcaggaggaggcagagaggcagcgggacagacagcagagagagatagTGTCCCTGAGAGCTGACAAACACCGGCTGGAGGAGAAAGTCCTGGAGCAGAGCCGACTGAACACGGAGAGGAGTCTTCTAGAGCAGAGCCAGCGGCACACAGAGGACCGGATCAG GGCAGAGTGTGAGGATCGTCTCAGAGCAGAGTTCAGGATAGAGATGAACGCTGCTGTTGCTGAGAGCGAACAGAGATGGCAGAGCCGAGAGCAGGAGCTGCAGACCCAGATATCTGAGCTGCAGAGTCAACTGACCGAG gtggagaaaaagaaggcGGGCCAGGGAGACGATTGCCACGGCAACCCCGAAATTGACAGGCTGAGGAAGGAGGTCCAAGACACCAAGGAGataaacaaaaagctgagggaGCTGCTGGAG GAGCCCCAAACCCAGGCTTTagctgaggagagacagagtcAGGCCATGGCTCTGCAGACGTTAGAGAGACAGGCGAAAGAAGATCTGCTGTCGGAGAGGAACAGACTACAGACGATGCACCACCTGGAGCTTG ACAAGCAGCGTGCAGAGTTGACCCAGCAGCACACAGAGTGGAGCAGACAGATGACCCAGAGACACATGCAGCAGATAGAAGACCTACAGGCTCAgctacaggcacacacacagatgatggCTCTGCAACAG gaTTTGAAGCAGCAGAACCAGTACCAAGTGTTTGAGCGACAGCTGGACGAGAGTCGCTGTGCCAtgctggagctgcagagggagAATGTGGCTCTTAAGAAGCAATTAAAGGAAAG ATCTACACAGAAGAACCCCGAAgctgaagagaaagaagaggaaagcgCAGAGCTGCGGAAGAAGAGAGACGGGCAGCTGGAAGAAGAAGCACAACGTCTGaaggaggaagtggagaaaCTGAGggtggagatggagaaactGGAGGAGTCACAGAAACActgggaggagaagaaagaggaggacgtgaaggaggaggaggtggacgaggagaagaagaaggagagggaggaggataagaggagagaggaggtggaggagatcAGGAGGGAGCACAAGAGGGAGATGCAGAGTCTGGTCTCTGAGTACAGCAGCGCCCAGACGCACCTGCAGGCTCGAATAGTGGCATTGGAGAACGA atTTAACTGCAGGCTGCGCGAGCGGGAGGAGCGGTGCAGGAGGAGGGAGCCTCGATGTGATGACCTGCATCTGGGGAGACTCCAGGAGAGACTGACTGAGAGAGACCAGCTCATTAAACGATTAGTG GAAGAGAGGCATCAGCTGCAGCTCCACCCTCCTGTTGCCGGGGACGGCAGCACCCTCAGGCTCCGTGACAGCAAGTCCCGCCCCGGGAGCGTCACGCCAACCATGAGG AGGAAGCGTGTGGAGTCCCCTCCTCGTGCCACCAGCATCCCCAGCGCCGGTACTTACGACAGGAGCATCTTCCTCCCCCACTCCTCCTcatcgtcttcctcctcctcctccatccatcaGCACTCCTCCTCAACCCTCCCCCACCAGTCCACCTCCAGCCCTCAGACCTCCTCCcactactccacctcctctcttccacacaagcacacctccctctccctcagccaacattcctccccctccctcgcTCGCTCCACCAGATCCCGGACCTCCTGCATCCCTCCAACCCCAGCACCCACCGCCCCGCTCCCCGTGTGCCCGTCACCGCAGACGGGTATCCGATATGTGTCCCCCTCCTGCCAGGAGCCCCATGAACACCTGCAGGCCCAATCAGTCAG GGGCCCGTATCTGGAGCCGAAGGGGACAGAGGGGCTGAAGCAGGAGTGGTTCACCAAATACTTCTCCTtctga